In one Natronosalvus amylolyticus genomic region, the following are encoded:
- a CDS encoding ABC transporter permease subunit → MTAIVRMESRNLVRGTLVLTGVFGLLVVFMLAVFPGMAAEAETIEQAFPEHVAGLFGFEELHTLEGFLGSYMFPFIWTLFLGIYFAYLGGGMIAGDIRERRMDLLLSNPVSRESIVLQKIGAIWVPLVAINVGLFVLLYAGSFVLEESIDPVALAMAHLLSVPYLLVCAAIGVLMSVVLDRVTSAQAAGLGAVFMLWLLDGLSEMDPDLEWVGDLTPSRYYDPAAILIHEEYAFGDAAILLVTFVVLLAIATVYFVRRDI, encoded by the coding sequence ATGACCGCAATCGTCCGAATGGAGTCACGAAACCTGGTTCGCGGGACGCTCGTCTTGACCGGCGTCTTCGGGCTACTCGTGGTGTTCATGCTCGCGGTCTTTCCCGGGATGGCTGCCGAAGCCGAAACCATCGAGCAGGCCTTCCCCGAGCACGTCGCCGGTCTGTTCGGATTCGAGGAGTTACACACGCTCGAGGGCTTTCTTGGATCGTACATGTTTCCGTTCATCTGGACGCTCTTTCTCGGCATCTACTTCGCTTACCTCGGTGGCGGGATGATTGCGGGAGACATTCGAGAGCGTCGGATGGACTTGCTCCTGTCGAATCCGGTTTCGCGTGAGTCGATCGTCCTCCAGAAGATCGGAGCGATATGGGTGCCACTGGTCGCTATCAACGTCGGATTGTTCGTTTTGTTGTACGCCGGATCGTTCGTCCTCGAGGAGTCGATCGATCCTGTCGCCCTGGCGATGGCCCACCTGCTTTCGGTCCCGTACTTGCTCGTCTGTGCTGCTATCGGCGTCCTCATGTCTGTCGTCCTCGACCGGGTGACGAGCGCGCAGGCTGCCGGTCTCGGTGCCGTGTTTATGCTCTGGCTGCTCGACGGACTCTCGGAGATGGACCCGGACCTCGAGTGGGTGGGTGACCTCACGCCGAGTCGGTACTACGACCCCGCCGCGATTCTCATCCACGAGGAGTACGCATTCGGCGATGCCGCGATTTTGCTGGTGACGTTCGTCGTCCTGCTCGCTATTGCGACCGTGTACTTCGTTCGGAGGGATATCTGA
- a CDS encoding Cdc6/Cdc18 family protein, with translation MSDEDSDTTGSGNAADRSPSTPAGFAARFEGIDGDEESNQGLFDDLLSGEPIFENKEVLRPSYTPHELPHRSDQINKMATILVAALRGETPSNILIYGKTGTGKTASAKFVSKELESTSKKYSVPCDVEYINCEVTDTQYRVLAQLANKFIEENERRIDDKIETLETRRELLESEEEEFPPSLESSGAAEGVDTDGEDETNEDPLTDGPTTVEEIDERIESLEEDRDNFEEVPMTGWPTDRVYSVFFDAVDYSERVVVIMLDEIDKLVEKSGDDTLYNLSRMNSELQNSRVSIIGISNDLKFTDFLDPRVKSSLGEEEIVFPPYDANQLRDILQHRSEVAFKGEALSPDVIPLCAAFAAQEHGDARRALDLLRTAGELAERSQSETIVEEHVRQAQDKIELDRVVEVVRTLPTQSKLVLFAIISLEKNGVHSINTGEVFNIYKRLCDEIDADILTQRRVTDLISELDMLGIVNAVVVSKGRYGRTKEISLSVPLEETEAVLISDSRLSDIDDVQPFVQARFEN, from the coding sequence ATGTCAGACGAGGACTCAGATACGACAGGTTCGGGGAACGCTGCGGATCGCTCACCGAGCACGCCCGCGGGCTTTGCGGCAAGGTTCGAGGGGATTGACGGTGACGAGGAGTCGAACCAGGGCCTGTTTGACGACCTGCTCAGTGGGGAACCGATTTTCGAAAACAAGGAAGTGTTGCGCCCGTCGTATACACCACACGAACTCCCACACCGGAGCGACCAGATCAACAAGATGGCGACGATCCTCGTCGCCGCGCTCCGCGGGGAGACGCCCTCGAACATTCTCATCTACGGCAAGACGGGAACCGGCAAGACGGCCAGTGCGAAGTTCGTCAGCAAGGAACTCGAGAGCACCTCGAAAAAATATAGCGTCCCCTGTGACGTCGAGTACATCAACTGCGAGGTAACCGACACTCAGTATCGCGTCCTCGCACAGCTCGCAAACAAGTTCATCGAGGAAAACGAGCGCCGTATCGACGACAAGATAGAGACGCTCGAGACCCGGCGCGAACTGCTCGAGTCCGAAGAAGAGGAGTTCCCACCGTCTCTCGAATCGTCGGGCGCGGCCGAAGGTGTGGATACCGACGGGGAGGATGAGACGAACGAGGATCCGCTTACCGACGGGCCGACTACCGTCGAAGAGATCGACGAGCGAATCGAGTCACTCGAGGAAGACCGGGACAACTTCGAGGAGGTACCGATGACCGGGTGGCCGACCGACCGGGTGTATAGCGTCTTTTTCGATGCGGTCGATTACTCCGAGCGCGTCGTCGTGATCATGCTCGACGAAATCGACAAACTGGTCGAGAAATCGGGTGACGACACGCTCTATAATCTCTCGCGGATGAACTCCGAATTGCAGAACTCCCGTGTCTCGATCATCGGCATTTCGAACGATCTGAAGTTCACCGACTTTCTCGACCCGCGAGTCAAATCGAGCCTCGGCGAGGAAGAGATCGTCTTCCCGCCGTACGACGCCAATCAGTTGCGGGACATCCTTCAGCACCGATCGGAGGTCGCGTTCAAAGGCGAAGCCCTGTCGCCCGACGTCATCCCGCTGTGTGCGGCCTTTGCCGCCCAGGAACACGGTGACGCACGGCGTGCCCTCGACTTGCTTCGCACGGCGGGCGAACTCGCCGAGCGCTCTCAATCGGAAACGATCGTCGAAGAACACGTCCGACAGGCCCAGGATAAGATCGAACTCGATCGCGTGGTCGAGGTCGTTCGGACACTACCGACTCAGAGCAAACTCGTCCTCTTTGCTATCATCTCACTGGAGAAAAACGGCGTTCACAGCATCAACACGGGTGAGGTATTCAACATTTACAAGCGCCTGTGTGACGAGATTGACGCGGACATTCTGACACAACGGCGCGTGACCGACCTCATCAGCGAACTCGACATGCTCGGTATCGTCAACGCCGTCGTCGTCTCGAAAGGTCGGTACGGCCGAACCAAAGAGATCAGCCTCTCGGTCCCGCTCGAGGAAACTGAAGCCGTGTTGATCTCTGACTCGCGTCTCTCTGACATCGACGACGTCCAGCCGTTCGTTCAGGCTCGTTTCGAGAACTGA
- a CDS encoding ABC transporter permease subunit encodes MTAILRVESRKRVRSLLVLTGVFAVLAAFYFSVYPGFADDAEAIAEAFPEWMFEFFGIDALHTVEGFIAAEMYSFFWVVLIGVYFAYMGANMIAADVDSRRMDLTLSNPVSRESIVVQKIGALWVPLVVLNVGVALIVYVGSVVIGEAMNPVAVAMVHLLSVPYLLVCAALGLVVSVLADRARRARAVALSLVVFLWLLEAVSTLNEDYEWVGAIAPTRYYDETAILVHEEYAFVDAGILLLAFVVLVGLAIALFVRRDI; translated from the coding sequence ATGACCGCCATTTTGCGCGTCGAATCACGCAAGCGAGTTCGAAGCCTGCTCGTCTTGACCGGCGTGTTCGCCGTCCTGGCCGCGTTTTACTTCTCCGTCTATCCCGGATTCGCCGACGACGCCGAAGCGATCGCTGAGGCCTTTCCCGAGTGGATGTTCGAGTTCTTCGGTATCGATGCCCTCCACACCGTCGAGGGCTTCATCGCGGCGGAGATGTACTCGTTTTTCTGGGTCGTCCTGATCGGGGTCTACTTCGCGTACATGGGGGCGAACATGATCGCTGCAGATGTCGACAGTCGGCGAATGGATCTGACGCTGTCGAACCCCGTCTCGAGGGAGTCTATCGTGGTGCAGAAGATCGGTGCGCTGTGGGTACCGCTGGTGGTGTTGAACGTCGGCGTGGCGCTCATCGTCTACGTTGGGTCGGTCGTCATCGGCGAAGCGATGAATCCCGTTGCCGTGGCGATGGTTCATTTGCTCAGTGTGCCCTACCTGCTGGTCTGTGCGGCTCTGGGTCTCGTCGTCTCCGTGCTCGCCGACCGTGCTCGCCGCGCCCGAGCCGTCGCCCTGAGTCTCGTCGTGTTCCTCTGGCTGCTCGAGGCCGTCTCCACGCTGAATGAGGATTACGAGTGGGTCGGGGCGATTGCGCCGACCCGATACTACGACGAAACCGCCATCCTGGTGCACGAGGAGTACGCGTTTGTGGATGCAGGGATTTTGCTCCTCGCGTTCGTCGTGTTGGTCGGACTCGCGATCGCTCTCTTCGTCAGACGAGATATTTGA
- a CDS encoding M24 family metallopeptidase has protein sequence MDAETVELVETKLDQAESRLEALDIDCWLTFARETSEIPEPALALILGADVVWESAFLVTASGDHHAIVGRYDADPVEAVGRYEVHTYDESIRDPLRDTLEALDPDRIAVNYAENEQVADGLTHGMYRRLCSLLEGTDYPGRFESSAPVMGSLRHSLTDLERTRMKRAAELTEELLAEAVEAWEPDWTEARFADFLHDRMREDGLESAWSWDGCPAVDAGAAAPVGHTHPGDRTVPPGEVLHVDFGVRYEGYASDIQRLYYRSHEDEAPPADLQAAFDDVRAAIEAGKAVLEPGVPGHEVDAAVRKAITDRGWSAFEHAAGHTVGRNAHDAGPLLGPRWDRYGDRPERTVSAGEVYTLELGVETEWGYLGQEELLEVTDEGARYFLPPQTGLRTLE, from the coding sequence ATGGACGCGGAGACCGTCGAACTGGTGGAAACGAAACTGGATCAGGCCGAGTCGAGACTCGAGGCGCTCGATATCGACTGCTGGCTCACCTTCGCCCGCGAGACGAGTGAAATACCCGAACCGGCGCTGGCGCTGATTCTCGGCGCGGACGTCGTCTGGGAGAGCGCCTTTCTCGTCACCGCTAGCGGCGATCACCACGCGATCGTCGGTCGCTACGACGCCGACCCCGTCGAGGCGGTCGGTCGCTACGAGGTCCACACGTACGACGAATCGATACGCGACCCGCTTCGGGACACGCTCGAGGCGCTCGACCCCGATCGAATCGCCGTCAACTACGCCGAAAACGAACAGGTGGCAGACGGACTGACCCACGGCATGTATCGGCGACTCTGTTCGCTCCTCGAGGGAACCGACTATCCGGGGCGCTTCGAGTCGAGCGCGCCGGTTATGGGCTCTCTCCGCCACTCGCTGACCGACCTCGAGCGGACACGGATGAAACGCGCGGCCGAACTGACCGAGGAGTTGCTTGCGGAGGCGGTCGAGGCGTGGGAACCCGACTGGACCGAAGCCCGTTTCGCGGATTTCCTCCACGACCGAATGCGCGAGGACGGCCTCGAGAGCGCCTGGAGCTGGGACGGCTGCCCAGCCGTCGATGCGGGTGCGGCGGCCCCCGTCGGGCACACCCATCCGGGTGACCGAACGGTGCCACCGGGCGAAGTGTTGCACGTCGATTTCGGGGTGCGCTACGAGGGGTATGCATCGGACATCCAGCGATTGTACTACCGTTCCCACGAAGACGAGGCGCCACCAGCCGACTTACAGGCCGCGTTCGACGACGTGCGGGCCGCAATCGAGGCCGGGAAAGCCGTCCTCGAACCTGGCGTGCCCGGCCACGAGGTCGACGCCGCGGTCCGGAAGGCGATCACCGACCGTGGATGGTCGGCGTTCGAACACGCAGCCGGCCACACCGTCGGCCGGAACGCCCACGATGCCGGACCGCTGCTGGGGCCACGGTGGGACCGCTACGGCGACCGACCCGAGCGAACGGTGTCGGCAGGCGAGGTGTACACGCTCGAGTTGGGCGTCGAAACGGAGTGGGGGTATCTCGGACAGGAGGAACTCCTCGAGGTGACCGACGAGGGGGCGAGGTACTTTTTGCCACCGCAGACCGGTCTCAGAACGCTCGAGTGA
- a CDS encoding DoxX family protein encodes MSRSLDRYKRPLLYVMSTVYLVAGVAHFLAPKPFERAVPPQFPRPLELVYLSGIIEIVLGVGVLCRRTRQVSAWGIVALLIAVFPANVHIATSDVLDEDLPPRVARLARLVALVRLPFQAVLVAWAWWYTKPIDDSQL; translated from the coding sequence ATGAGCCGTTCACTCGACCGGTACAAGCGACCGCTGCTGTACGTCATGAGCACCGTGTATCTCGTTGCCGGTGTCGCCCACTTTCTCGCTCCGAAGCCGTTCGAACGTGCCGTCCCACCGCAGTTTCCGCGACCGCTCGAGCTAGTGTATCTCTCCGGCATCATCGAAATTGTCCTGGGGGTTGGCGTGTTGTGTCGACGAACGAGACAGGTGTCGGCCTGGGGAATCGTCGCGCTCCTGATTGCGGTGTTTCCCGCGAACGTCCACATCGCGACGAGTGACGTTCTCGATGAGGACTTACCACCGAGAGTGGCACGCCTCGCTCGACTCGTCGCGCTGGTTCGATTGCCGTTCCAGGCCGTGCTGGTCGCGTGGGCCTGGTGGTACACGAAACCGATCGATGATTCCCAGTTGTAG
- a CDS encoding SHOCT domain-containing protein produces the protein MTLGPGESRRRTLGIVGLVSMFMLPVVLFPLFWFVPSARFYAGLLVPLFIVFVIVVLVSSVGTLSSTTVEGTDRTDDRVEALKRQYASGEIDEFEFKQQLETGDPEVERGFERGATTSTTEWATSETPEERLRRRYAAGELDEKEFRRRLAVLDETATERAEAGEP, from the coding sequence ATGACGCTCGGACCCGGTGAGTCCCGTCGTCGGACGCTCGGCATCGTCGGACTGGTGTCCATGTTTATGCTTCCGGTGGTGTTGTTTCCGCTGTTCTGGTTCGTTCCGAGCGCACGCTTTTATGCAGGTCTGCTTGTGCCGCTGTTCATCGTGTTCGTCATCGTGGTACTCGTCTCGAGTGTCGGCACGCTGTCGAGCACGACTGTCGAAGGAACCGACCGAACGGACGACCGCGTCGAGGCCCTCAAGCGCCAGTATGCGAGCGGCGAGATCGACGAGTTCGAGTTCAAGCAGCAACTCGAGACCGGGGACCCGGAGGTCGAACGCGGTTTCGAACGGGGCGCGACGACGTCCACCACCGAGTGGGCTACGAGCGAAACGCCAGAAGAGCGGCTCAGACGACGCTATGCGGCGGGCGAACTGGACGAAAAGGAGTTTCGTCGACGGTTAGCCGTCCTCGATGAGACGGCTACCGAGCGCGCCGAGGCCGGAGAGCCCTGA
- a CDS encoding S8 family serine peptidase: protein MSVGGRHPNSKTVLLLVAGCLLAVGLAGVVVADAASNPPSADPASIEDGLLEADGEQTVLVVFDSTLVTADPADVAARQEQTARTQQPLLTYAEANPAVTVDRQFWIRNVVVLTVDLEHTTLEPIAALEGVEAVRENGHLKGESVTFGPATTGVADSSTANAVSGTQRAGEIEASYGLNQINAPDVWTEYGTRGEGITVGVLDSGVDPSHPDIEIAGWADWDVDGTPRDTDPQDYDVQREPSGHGTHVAGTIIAEDRSGIHLGVAPDVDLLVGAALTDCDASGCDAREAQILAGLEWAVEQELDVLTISIGLDTKAGQFIEPIRNAEAAGTLVIASVGNEGLGTSSAPGNEYDTVSVGASDAWGEILDMSGGEVVFTDLEWSDPPEDWPETYVLPTVSAPGWDIPSAVVGGQYSRASGTSFAAPHVAGGAALLQAATDEHLTPAELEAALIETAGKPDGKNENQDVRYGHGIINVYAAVELVAEGDLEVDDGDGDTSGDGDGPDGDSSDADDSSTDDASDTDEPGDGDQEHDSDGTTDDATDGDTTSDDGAGPVADDQREDSSDDQGDGTAALEDDESPGFGIGLAIGTLVLVGVLGARKRRQTRVS from the coding sequence ATGAGTGTCGGGGGCCGACACCCGAACTCGAAAACAGTACTTCTGTTGGTAGCCGGCTGTCTCCTGGCTGTCGGCCTGGCCGGCGTCGTGGTCGCGGACGCGGCTTCCAACCCGCCGAGCGCCGACCCCGCCAGTATCGAAGACGGACTGCTCGAGGCCGACGGCGAACAGACTGTACTGGTCGTCTTCGATTCGACCCTGGTAACGGCCGACCCCGCAGATGTCGCTGCCCGACAGGAACAGACGGCTCGCACACAGCAACCCCTGCTGACGTACGCGGAAGCGAACCCGGCCGTGACCGTCGACCGGCAGTTCTGGATACGGAACGTCGTCGTCCTCACCGTCGACCTCGAGCACACCACGCTCGAGCCGATTGCGGCGCTCGAGGGCGTCGAAGCCGTTCGGGAGAACGGCCACCTCAAGGGTGAGTCAGTGACGTTCGGACCGGCGACGACCGGCGTGGCCGATTCGAGCACCGCGAACGCCGTTTCAGGGACCCAGCGTGCAGGTGAGATCGAGGCCTCCTACGGATTGAATCAGATCAACGCGCCGGACGTCTGGACGGAGTACGGCACCCGTGGCGAGGGAATCACTGTGGGCGTCCTCGACAGCGGCGTCGACCCGAGCCACCCTGACATCGAAATCGCCGGCTGGGCCGACTGGGACGTCGACGGGACACCTCGAGACACCGACCCACAGGATTACGACGTCCAGCGGGAACCGAGCGGCCACGGCACCCACGTCGCCGGAACGATCATCGCCGAGGACCGAAGCGGTATCCACCTCGGAGTCGCTCCCGACGTCGACCTGCTCGTGGGTGCGGCGCTGACCGACTGTGACGCAAGCGGCTGTGACGCCCGCGAGGCCCAGATTCTGGCCGGCCTCGAGTGGGCCGTCGAGCAAGAGCTGGACGTCCTCACGATCAGTATCGGACTCGACACCAAGGCAGGACAGTTCATCGAGCCGATTCGAAACGCCGAGGCCGCCGGCACACTCGTCATCGCGTCGGTCGGTAACGAGGGGCTGGGGACCAGTAGCGCCCCGGGCAACGAGTACGACACCGTCAGCGTCGGGGCCTCGGATGCCTGGGGCGAAATTCTGGACATGTCCGGCGGTGAAGTCGTCTTCACCGACCTCGAGTGGAGCGACCCACCCGAAGACTGGCCGGAGACCTACGTCCTGCCGACGGTGTCGGCACCGGGCTGGGACATCCCGAGCGCCGTCGTTGGCGGCCAGTACTCCCGCGCCTCTGGAACGAGTTTCGCCGCCCCGCACGTCGCCGGCGGTGCAGCACTCCTGCAGGCGGCGACCGACGAACACCTGACGCCGGCCGAACTCGAGGCCGCCCTGATCGAGACGGCAGGGAAACCCGACGGCAAGAACGAAAACCAGGACGTCCGGTACGGACACGGCATCATCAACGTCTACGCCGCCGTCGAACTGGTCGCCGAGGGCGACCTCGAGGTCGACGACGGGGACGGTGACACGAGCGGCGACGGTGACGGACCCGACGGGGACTCGAGCGACGCCGACGACTCGAGTACCGACGACGCAAGCGACACCGACGAGCCGGGTGACGGCGATCAGGAACACGACAGCGACGGAACGACTGACGATGCTACGGATGGTGACACGACGAGCGATGACGGTGCTGGGCCAGTAGCCGACGACCAACGTGAAGATTCGAGCGACGACCAGGGTGATGGAACGGCAGCACTCGAGGACGACGAAAGCCCAGGTTTCGGTATCGGTCTCGCAATTGGAACGCTCGTACTCGTTGGCGTACTCGGGGCGAGAAAACGGCGTCAGACTCGAGTTTCCTGA
- a CDS encoding PQQ-binding-like beta-propeller repeat protein codes for MNDNGKLSGRRQFLLTGTGVLLGGVAGCLDRFDSVDDEPGADDSTDSTGSSDESAGSAVLQANVIERVDDGGETITVEVTVENTGDKARVADLVLALSHTGAEGSIERQRPVLLAAALERTVVITFRPQFVSDQGFAEPDEGEFEFDASFRNVDVYEAYPGLVPVTTPDPIDDGRAWPAVGYDAGGTAYNPGTGAPRADPTTVWSESAVSFAHRDSGPVVAGETVFAGRTVRALSVDDGAEKWVHDEPVRTSTLATDGDAVVFGTAEDFRALEAETGERRWSVPAGAMWSGDPTLADGYAYAVDDELHAIDLTSGEVDWTVDTDDSLEGPPAVGDGVVVSGGDPLQAIETTDGSVRWTFAAEEPVEAAAVAHETVFALTRSQLIALDIEAGRTRWFAPGPFHWERLAVGNGSVYAQTARDYRIVSIDAETGNVEWVSGDTDGVLGPPSVSAGEVLVNSERGTIYAFDTETGERLWSRAVRSSVPGSIAIADETMYFNESDGPLHAFGSEV; via the coding sequence ATGAATGATAATGGCAAGCTGAGCGGTCGCCGACAATTTCTCCTGACGGGGACCGGTGTTCTGCTCGGCGGTGTTGCTGGGTGTCTCGATCGATTCGATTCAGTTGACGACGAACCGGGAGCAGACGATTCGACAGACTCCACTGGCTCCTCTGACGAGTCTGCGGGCAGTGCGGTGTTGCAAGCGAACGTAATCGAGCGCGTCGACGACGGCGGGGAGACGATAACTGTCGAAGTCACCGTCGAAAACACCGGCGACAAAGCGCGAGTGGCCGATCTCGTCCTGGCGCTCTCACACACAGGAGCCGAGGGGTCGATCGAGCGACAGCGGCCGGTACTGCTTGCGGCTGCCCTCGAGCGGACGGTCGTCATCACGTTCCGGCCACAGTTCGTGAGCGACCAGGGCTTTGCCGAACCGGACGAGGGCGAGTTCGAATTCGACGCGAGTTTTCGAAACGTCGATGTCTACGAGGCCTACCCGGGGCTCGTGCCAGTCACGACGCCGGATCCGATAGATGACGGACGTGCGTGGCCCGCGGTCGGCTACGACGCTGGCGGGACCGCGTACAACCCCGGGACTGGGGCACCTCGAGCGGACCCGACGACGGTCTGGTCCGAGTCGGCGGTCTCGTTCGCCCATCGAGACTCCGGACCGGTCGTCGCAGGCGAAACCGTGTTTGCCGGGCGAACGGTTCGGGCGCTGTCGGTCGACGATGGAGCAGAAAAGTGGGTTCACGACGAGCCCGTACGTACCAGTACGCTGGCAACCGACGGCGACGCGGTCGTCTTCGGGACAGCCGAGGATTTCCGTGCACTCGAGGCCGAAACGGGCGAACGACGGTGGAGCGTTCCGGCTGGAGCGATGTGGAGCGGTGACCCGACTCTCGCTGACGGGTATGCGTACGCGGTTGACGACGAACTCCACGCAATCGACCTGACGTCTGGCGAGGTCGACTGGACGGTCGATACCGACGATTCGCTCGAGGGGCCACCGGCCGTCGGCGATGGTGTCGTCGTCTCGGGTGGTGACCCGCTCCAGGCAATCGAGACCACCGACGGCTCCGTTCGGTGGACGTTCGCCGCTGAAGAGCCGGTCGAGGCCGCGGCTGTCGCACACGAGACGGTTTTTGCACTCACTCGATCACAGTTGATAGCGCTCGATATCGAGGCGGGGCGGACCCGGTGGTTTGCACCCGGCCCGTTCCACTGGGAACGACTGGCCGTCGGAAACGGTTCGGTGTATGCACAGACTGCACGGGATTACCGAATCGTCTCTATCGACGCCGAAACCGGCAACGTCGAGTGGGTTTCCGGGGACACTGACGGCGTGCTTGGGCCGCCGTCGGTGAGTGCTGGCGAAGTCCTCGTCAACAGCGAGCGGGGAACGATCTACGCGTTCGATACGGAGACGGGCGAACGACTGTGGTCCAGAGCCGTTCGCTCGAGCGTTCCAGGATCGATTGCGATTGCCGATGAGACGATGTATTTCAACGAATCCGACGGCCCATTACACGCCTTCGGCAGCGAGGTCTAA
- a CDS encoding SHOCT domain-containing protein: MKPVRVAIGGLTALCVGLIALPLLYAFPIAGVGSLPMVSDDRAFDLVMLTPVLLPIAIISAVGLISFEYVIRGSSDRGESVASGVADRSTGVRTEGDESEWTASQSDPLEVLKESYATDEITHEEYERRLQVLLDVDSSDELQQRLEEVTNDARTR; the protein is encoded by the coding sequence ATGAAACCGGTTCGTGTGGCTATCGGGGGACTCACAGCCCTCTGTGTCGGACTCATTGCACTCCCGCTGTTGTACGCCTTTCCGATCGCTGGTGTCGGTTCGTTGCCGATGGTAAGCGACGATCGGGCGTTCGACCTCGTTATGCTAACACCGGTGTTGTTGCCGATCGCAATTATCTCGGCCGTCGGCCTCATTAGTTTCGAGTACGTCATTCGCGGCTCGAGCGACCGTGGAGAGAGCGTGGCCAGCGGAGTTGCCGATCGCTCGACCGGAGTTCGTACTGAAGGCGACGAATCAGAGTGGACGGCCTCACAGAGCGATCCCCTCGAGGTACTCAAAGAGAGCTACGCCACCGACGAGATCACTCACGAGGAGTACGAACGACGGCTACAGGTGTTACTCGACGTGGACAGCAGCGACGAACTGCAACAGCGACTCGAGGAGGTGACCAATGACGCTCGGACCCGGTGA
- a CDS encoding ABC transporter ATP-binding protein, whose translation MSVIHLEGLTKRYGDIAANDGVTFDVESGEVFGYLGPNGAGKTTTIRLLLGLIKPTAGTATVLGADIRDRRALTEAKANVGYLPDTLGFDDRLTGRQALDYFARMRGDERREELLELFTPPLDQSIETYSAGNRRMLGIVQAFMHDPDLVIMDEPTSGLDPLKQDRLHRFLEAECDAGKTIFFSSHVLSEVQRIADRVGIIRSGELVALEDIEALLSRGGKRVRVHLGEPVVEERFVTESMIDVELIDSTAQFTYTGEPQRLLEHLVEFEVRDVDIGDPQLDDIFKHYYGEDPISEES comes from the coding sequence GTGTCAGTAATTCACCTCGAGGGGCTCACCAAGCGCTACGGCGATATCGCGGCCAACGACGGCGTCACCTTCGACGTCGAGTCGGGGGAGGTGTTCGGCTACCTCGGCCCGAACGGGGCTGGCAAAACGACGACGATTCGTCTCTTGCTCGGTCTCATCAAGCCGACGGCGGGGACGGCGACGGTTCTCGGCGCGGATATCCGTGACCGGCGAGCGCTCACCGAAGCCAAGGCGAACGTCGGGTATCTGCCGGATACGCTTGGCTTCGACGACCGATTGACTGGCCGCCAGGCACTGGACTATTTCGCCCGGATGCGAGGCGACGAGCGTCGTGAGGAACTGCTCGAGTTGTTCACGCCACCGCTGGACCAGTCAATCGAGACCTACTCCGCCGGGAACCGGCGAATGCTCGGTATCGTCCAGGCGTTCATGCACGACCCTGACCTCGTCATCATGGACGAGCCGACGTCCGGCCTCGACCCGCTCAAACAGGATCGCCTCCATCGGTTTCTCGAAGCCGAGTGTGACGCCGGCAAGACCATCTTCTTCTCATCACACGTTCTCAGCGAAGTCCAGCGAATCGCCGACAGGGTTGGGATCATCCGGTCGGGCGAACTGGTTGCCCTCGAGGACATCGAGGCGTTGCTCTCTCGCGGCGGTAAACGCGTTCGGGTGCACCTCGGAGAACCGGTGGTCGAAGAGCGGTTCGTGACCGAGTCGATGATCGACGTCGAACTGATCGACAGCACCGCCCAGTTCACGTATACGGGCGAGCCACAGCGACTGCTCGAGCACCTCGTCGAGTTCGAGGTCCGGGACGTCGACATCGGGGACCCGCAACTCGACGACATCTTCAAACACTATTACGGCGAGGACCCCATCTCGGAGGAGTCATGA